A stretch of Microbulbifer bruguierae DNA encodes these proteins:
- a CDS encoding YdcF family protein: MELQTALTTLIMPPFAPLVGLLLAFSFWFFPNSTPVAKLSLPLAILCFLTLWICATPAFSGWLGQRLVNQLPAVPDAKPTAVVILGGGRYRDAQTGSERLSSPSLERVAWAVAKAPGSLPILVSGGRVYAQEKAAESDLMADALEKLFGRTVTWRENCSRTTAENAAFSAALLHDSGVESVLLVTHWWHMPRAQEVFARAGIQVQPLAVGSPGELMPRAQTGLLRWLPSAGALLRTQVYWRELLADQWYRWRPLPVRRNC; this comes from the coding sequence ATGGAACTGCAAACCGCCCTGACAACCCTGATCATGCCCCCGTTTGCCCCGCTTGTGGGCTTATTGCTGGCCTTTTCCTTCTGGTTTTTCCCCAATTCAACGCCAGTCGCAAAATTGTCACTGCCACTGGCTATTCTCTGCTTTCTCACGTTGTGGATTTGCGCGACACCCGCGTTTTCCGGCTGGCTGGGGCAGCGACTGGTGAATCAGTTGCCGGCGGTACCGGATGCAAAACCCACCGCAGTGGTCATTCTCGGCGGTGGCCGCTATCGGGATGCGCAGACAGGTAGTGAGCGACTTTCTTCTCCTTCACTGGAGCGGGTGGCCTGGGCGGTGGCGAAGGCGCCGGGGAGTTTACCCATTCTCGTTTCCGGCGGGCGGGTGTACGCCCAGGAGAAGGCGGCAGAATCCGATCTGATGGCGGATGCACTGGAGAAACTGTTCGGGCGTACGGTGACCTGGCGCGAGAATTGCAGTCGAACCACGGCGGAGAATGCGGCCTTCTCGGCGGCACTTCTGCACGATTCCGGAGTCGAAAGCGTGCTACTGGTAACCCACTGGTGGCATATGCCCAGGGCCCAAGAGGTTTTCGCCCGTGCCGGAATACAGGTTCAGCCACTGGCTGTGGGCAGTCCGGGAGAATTGATGCCCCGAGCCCAAACGGGCCTGTTGCGCTGGTTACCGAGTGCGGGGGCATTGCTTCGCACGCAGGTGTATTGGCGGGAACTGCTGGCGGATCAGTGGTATCGCTGGCGGCCACTGCCGGTACGACGGAATTGCTGA
- a CDS encoding zinc ribbon-containing protein, with protein MSKEPKAKPKAGEAHLLPEDEDVTGEFRRDLEKLVEGELAVEKLTASKAAFLRAWLKDDLHQAAAYVRGLGGELKTLEERTGDWLLDAADPTETAWPSLMRCIKTGQPWALAGEKVGKGEELQCLGCGYRALPPAGSRITPCHRCGYGCFRQISGGLEAE; from the coding sequence GTGAGTAAGGAACCTAAAGCAAAGCCGAAAGCCGGCGAAGCCCATTTACTCCCGGAAGATGAGGATGTAACCGGGGAATTCCGCCGGGATCTGGAAAAGCTGGTGGAAGGCGAGTTGGCGGTGGAAAAGCTTACCGCCAGTAAGGCGGCATTTCTGCGCGCCTGGCTAAAGGATGACCTGCATCAGGCTGCGGCCTATGTGCGTGGTCTTGGGGGGGAGCTGAAGACACTGGAAGAGCGCACCGGCGATTGGCTGCTGGATGCTGCAGACCCCACCGAAACTGCCTGGCCGAGCCTGATGCGCTGTATCAAAACGGGTCAACCCTGGGCGCTTGCGGGTGAAAAGGTGGGTAAGGGCGAAGAGCTGCAGTGCCTGGGGTGTGGCTACCGTGCTCTGCCGCCAGCCGGCTCCCGGATAACCCCCTGCCACCGCTGCGGCTATGGTTGCTTCCGTCAGATTAGCGGCGGGCTGGAAGCAGAGTGA
- the leuS gene encoding leucine--tRNA ligase — MEEQYNPSAVEATAQAHWAEQKSFEVKEDPSKDKFYCLSMFPYPSGKLHMGHVRNYTITDVISRYQRMQGKNVLHPMGWDAFGLPAENAAIQNKTAPAKWTYSNIDYMKGQLKALGFGFDWSRELATCQPSYYRWEQWFFTRLYKKGLVYKKNSAVNWCPHDATVLANEQVEDGCCWRCGTTVERRELAQWFIKITDYAEELLKDLDQLPDWPEQVRTMQRNWIGKSKGVELAFALPKTIAGVDHFDVYTTRPDTLMGVTYVSLAAEHPIALELAESNPELKTFIAECKKQSMSEADMATMDKKGMDTGLKAIHPLTGEEVPVWVANYVLMDYGSGAVMAVPAHDQRDWEFAKKYDLPIKQVIAPAGGETIDLDKEAFTDKGVLVNSGGFDGLDFDAAFNAIADGLEAAGKGRVTTNYRLRDWGVSRQRYWGAPIPMFNLADGSEIPVPAEKLPILLPEDVELDGVTSPIKADPEWCKDEYNGEAVERETDTFDTFMESSWYYARYTCPDFEEGMLDPDRANYWLPVDQYVGGIEHAILHLLYARFFHKLMRDEGLVKSDEPFKRLLCQGMVLAESFYKDVDGHKVWIAPTAVDVERDDKGKPIKAVERATGEEVIAGGVVKMSKSKNNGIDPHAAVQEYGADTVRLFTMFAAPPEQTLEWHDSGVEGASRFLRKLWKTVHGHIEAGDGCAEIDVNNLSDKQQQLRRKTHETIQKVSDDYGRRQTFNTAVAAVMELLNEVGKVAERDSANGLAVEREALQAAVMLLAPVTPHICHELWKLLGNSSELVDTQWPQVDEKALVRSTITLVVQVNGKLRAKLEVAADTDKATLEKMALEDENVVKFTDGLTVRKVIVVPGKLVNIVAN; from the coding sequence ATGGAAGAGCAGTACAACCCCTCCGCAGTCGAAGCCACCGCCCAGGCCCATTGGGCCGAGCAGAAAAGCTTCGAGGTAAAGGAAGACCCCAGCAAGGACAAGTTCTACTGCCTATCCATGTTCCCCTACCCCAGCGGCAAGCTGCATATGGGGCATGTGCGCAACTACACCATCACCGACGTGATCTCCCGCTACCAGCGCATGCAGGGTAAAAACGTGCTGCATCCCATGGGCTGGGACGCCTTCGGCCTGCCGGCGGAAAACGCCGCAATCCAGAACAAGACCGCACCGGCCAAGTGGACCTACTCCAATATCGACTACATGAAAGGCCAGCTCAAAGCCCTCGGCTTCGGTTTTGACTGGTCCCGCGAGCTGGCCACCTGCCAGCCGTCCTACTACCGCTGGGAACAGTGGTTCTTCACCCGCCTGTACAAGAAAGGCCTGGTGTACAAGAAGAACTCCGCCGTGAACTGGTGTCCCCACGATGCGACCGTCCTCGCTAACGAGCAGGTGGAAGACGGCTGCTGCTGGCGCTGCGGCACCACCGTAGAGCGCCGCGAGCTGGCGCAGTGGTTTATCAAGATCACCGACTACGCCGAAGAACTGCTGAAAGACCTGGACCAGCTGCCAGACTGGCCGGAGCAGGTGCGCACCATGCAGCGCAACTGGATCGGCAAATCCAAGGGCGTCGAGCTGGCCTTCGCCCTGCCGAAGACCATTGCCGGCGTCGACCACTTCGATGTCTACACCACCCGTCCGGACACCCTGATGGGCGTCACCTACGTGTCCCTCGCCGCAGAGCACCCGATTGCTCTGGAACTGGCCGAATCCAATCCAGAGCTGAAGACCTTCATTGCCGAGTGCAAGAAGCAATCCATGTCCGAGGCCGATATGGCCACCATGGACAAGAAAGGCATGGACACCGGCCTCAAGGCCATCCACCCGCTCACCGGCGAAGAAGTCCCGGTGTGGGTCGCCAACTACGTGCTGATGGATTACGGCAGCGGCGCGGTAATGGCGGTTCCCGCCCACGACCAGCGCGACTGGGAGTTTGCCAAAAAGTACGACCTGCCGATCAAACAGGTCATCGCACCTGCCGGTGGAGAAACCATCGACCTGGACAAAGAAGCCTTCACCGACAAGGGTGTGCTGGTCAATTCCGGCGGTTTTGACGGCCTCGACTTCGACGCCGCCTTCAATGCCATCGCCGATGGCCTGGAAGCCGCCGGTAAAGGTCGCGTCACCACCAACTACCGCCTGCGCGACTGGGGTGTTTCCCGCCAGCGTTACTGGGGCGCACCGATCCCCATGTTCAACCTCGCCGACGGCAGCGAAATCCCGGTACCGGCGGAAAAACTGCCGATCCTGCTGCCGGAAGACGTGGAACTGGACGGCGTTACCTCCCCGATCAAGGCCGATCCGGAGTGGTGCAAAGACGAATACAACGGCGAAGCAGTCGAGCGCGAAACCGACACCTTCGACACCTTCATGGAATCCAGCTGGTACTACGCCCGCTACACCTGTCCCGACTTCGAAGAAGGCATGCTCGACCCGGACCGCGCCAATTACTGGCTGCCAGTGGACCAGTATGTGGGCGGAATCGAACACGCCATCCTGCACCTGCTATACGCGCGCTTCTTCCACAAGCTGATGCGCGACGAAGGTCTGGTGAAGAGCGACGAGCCCTTCAAGCGCCTGCTGTGTCAGGGCATGGTACTGGCGGAGTCCTTCTACAAGGACGTCGACGGCCACAAGGTGTGGATCGCCCCGACTGCGGTAGACGTCGAGCGCGACGACAAAGGCAAGCCAATCAAAGCCGTCGAACGAGCCACCGGTGAAGAAGTCATCGCCGGCGGCGTGGTGAAAATGTCCAAGTCCAAGAACAACGGCATCGACCCCCATGCCGCGGTGCAGGAATACGGTGCCGACACCGTGCGTCTGTTCACCATGTTCGCCGCGCCCCCCGAGCAGACACTCGAGTGGCACGACTCCGGTGTAGAAGGCGCCAGCCGCTTCCTGCGCAAACTGTGGAAGACCGTCCACGGCCACATTGAAGCCGGCGACGGCTGTGCGGAGATCGATGTAAACAATCTCAGCGACAAGCAGCAGCAACTGCGCCGCAAGACCCACGAGACCATCCAGAAAGTCAGCGACGACTACGGCCGCCGCCAGACCTTCAACACCGCCGTCGCCGCGGTAATGGAACTGCTGAACGAAGTCGGCAAAGTTGCAGAACGCGACTCCGCCAACGGCCTTGCGGTAGAGCGCGAAGCACTGCAGGCCGCCGTGATGCTGCTGGCGCCGGTCACCCCGCACATTTGCCACGAACTGTGGAAACTGTTGGGCAACAGCAGCGAGCTGGTAGACACCCAGTGGCCGCAGGTAGACGAAAAAGCCCTGGTACGCTCCACCATCACCCTGGTGGTGCAGGTGAACGGCAAACTGCGCGCGAAACTGGAAGTGGCCGCGGACACCGATAAGGCGACCCTGGAAAAAATGGCGCTGGAAGACGAAAACGTCGTGAAGTTCACTGACGGTCTGACTGTGCGCAAAGTGATTGTGGTGCCCGGTAAGCTGGTCAACATCGTCGCCAACTAG
- a CDS encoding LPS-assembly lipoprotein LptE: protein MLRTLILTLTVIISACGWHLRGAPKNFPPGSKLYITTEDPRSQLAESITRLLQTSGLPLAEDSTQADFTLTIHKETEQKRTVSVDAKGQASEYELITSAEYSVRDINGHDLLTNARADVYRTLVWDESEIVSKGEEERLQREEMRRELISRIIDRLRRIEISTPVTDNPATP, encoded by the coding sequence ATGCTCCGCACTCTGATCCTGACGTTAACCGTGATCATCTCAGCCTGCGGCTGGCACCTGCGCGGCGCACCGAAAAACTTCCCCCCCGGCAGCAAGCTCTACATCACCACTGAAGATCCCCGTAGCCAGCTGGCGGAAAGTATTACCCGCTTGCTGCAAACCAGCGGCCTGCCGCTGGCGGAAGACTCCACACAAGCGGACTTCACTCTCACCATCCATAAAGAAACCGAACAAAAACGCACCGTCTCGGTGGATGCCAAAGGCCAAGCTTCCGAGTACGAACTGATCACCAGCGCCGAATACAGCGTGCGCGACATCAATGGCCACGACCTTCTGACCAACGCCAGAGCCGACGTCTACCGAACCCTGGTTTGGGATGAAAGCGAAATCGTCAGTAAAGGAGAGGAGGAGCGTCTGCAGCGGGAAGAAATGCGCCGCGAACTCATCAGCCGTATCATCGACCGCTTGCGCCGTATCGAGATCAGCACCCCGGTCACCGATAACCCCGCTACCCCCTGA
- the holA gene encoding DNA polymerase III subunit delta, giving the protein MARINPRQLSQNLRQGLAPIYVVTGDEPLLIQECCDDIREAARNHGFNERDLLHGEHNFDWGLLLSAAGSLSLFADKKIIELRLPGGKPGDKGSKALQEFAANANDETLLLLVLPKLDRAQLNSKWIKALEAKGVLIQIWPVDASEMPRWIHQRLRAANLDAEPEAIQILAERVEGNLLAASQEIEKLKLLAQDSVISADTMNNAVASSARYDVFGLIDKALAADAAGAVKTLQGLRAEGVEAPVVLWAIAREIRTLLETQQKLEEGQPINRLVRIQKRQPLIQSACQRLRPRQLENFLLRARAVDNAIKGGKEMDPWAGLLELTLNLSGKRSI; this is encoded by the coding sequence ATGGCTCGCATCAACCCCCGGCAACTCTCGCAAAACCTCCGCCAAGGCCTCGCCCCCATCTATGTGGTTACCGGAGATGAACCCCTGCTGATACAAGAGTGTTGCGACGACATTCGTGAAGCGGCACGCAACCATGGATTCAATGAGCGCGATCTGCTGCACGGCGAACACAATTTTGACTGGGGGCTACTGCTGTCCGCGGCCGGCAGTCTTTCGCTGTTTGCGGACAAGAAAATCATCGAATTGCGCCTGCCCGGGGGTAAACCCGGAGATAAAGGCAGCAAGGCCCTGCAGGAATTTGCCGCTAACGCCAACGACGAAACCCTGCTGTTGCTGGTGCTGCCAAAGCTCGACCGCGCCCAACTCAACAGTAAGTGGATCAAAGCGCTGGAAGCCAAGGGGGTACTGATTCAAATCTGGCCGGTCGATGCCTCGGAAATGCCGCGCTGGATTCACCAACGCCTGCGCGCTGCCAACCTTGACGCGGAACCCGAAGCCATCCAGATCCTTGCCGAGCGGGTCGAAGGTAACCTGCTCGCTGCCAGCCAGGAAATCGAAAAGCTGAAACTGCTGGCACAGGACTCGGTAATCAGTGCCGACACCATGAACAACGCCGTCGCCAGCTCCGCCCGTTACGATGTATTCGGATTGATTGACAAGGCGCTGGCCGCTGATGCGGCCGGTGCCGTTAAAACCCTGCAGGGACTACGCGCCGAAGGTGTAGAGGCACCGGTGGTGCTCTGGGCAATCGCCCGGGAAATCCGCACCCTGCTGGAAACCCAGCAGAAACTGGAAGAAGGCCAGCCCATCAACCGCCTGGTGCGCATCCAGAAACGCCAGCCACTGATTCAGTCTGCCTGTCAGCGCCTGCGCCCGCGCCAGCTGGAAAACTTTCTGCTGCGCGCCCGCGCCGTGGACAACGCCATCAAGGGCGGTAAAGAAATGGATCCATGGGCTGGCCTGCTGGAACTGACGCTCAACCTGTCGGGCAAACGCAGTATCTGA
- a CDS encoding glycoside hydrolase family 18 protein produces MRFLRICSVLGLVTSLVACGAGMEESETVKGPESISVAPSISPAELAVLGYYTGDGTDLARYDFNKLTHVIYSFVYLDGNQLSFARDDRANGQKGKQAYARLLALKEQYPHLKVLLALGGWGGCETCSEVFSSNENRVAFARSVRQTLKELGGDGIDLDWEYPAIEGHPGHPYKVEDRAHFTALVKTLRETLGENYLLSVAAGGFDEFLQKSLDWQAITPLVNNINLMSYDLVNGFSTVTGHHTPIYSTASQKQSTDNAVRFLVEAGVPAKKIVIGAAFYSRVWDSVGPENAGRYQSGNHVPGLRYAELEQGYTADLGYQVSWDDEAQAAFAYNAEQQRYATFDNPHSLTLKTRYAKEHQLGGIMFWELPGDTDDGTLVRAIYEEKSR; encoded by the coding sequence ATGCGGTTTTTAAGAATATGTAGCGTACTGGGGCTGGTGACGTCCCTTGTGGCGTGCGGCGCTGGCATGGAAGAAAGTGAAACCGTGAAAGGACCTGAAAGTATTTCAGTGGCGCCGTCGATCAGTCCCGCGGAGCTTGCGGTTCTCGGGTACTACACCGGAGATGGAACAGATCTGGCCCGATACGATTTCAACAAGCTCACCCACGTTATTTACAGTTTCGTTTACCTGGACGGTAATCAACTCTCCTTTGCGAGGGATGATCGGGCGAATGGGCAAAAGGGAAAGCAGGCTTATGCCCGTCTTTTGGCGTTGAAAGAACAGTATCCGCACCTCAAAGTGTTGCTTGCGTTGGGTGGTTGGGGCGGTTGTGAAACCTGCTCTGAGGTGTTTTCCTCAAACGAAAACCGCGTGGCTTTTGCACGTTCGGTTCGACAAACCTTGAAAGAATTGGGTGGTGACGGTATTGACCTGGACTGGGAATATCCGGCGATCGAAGGGCACCCGGGGCATCCCTACAAAGTGGAAGACCGCGCTCACTTTACCGCGCTGGTGAAAACCCTGCGTGAAACACTGGGGGAGAATTACCTGTTGAGTGTGGCTGCCGGGGGATTTGACGAGTTCCTGCAAAAATCTCTCGACTGGCAAGCAATCACGCCGCTGGTGAACAATATCAATCTGATGAGCTACGACCTGGTAAATGGCTTCAGTACTGTCACTGGACACCATACCCCGATTTATTCAACCGCGTCACAGAAGCAGTCCACCGATAACGCGGTGCGTTTTTTAGTGGAGGCGGGCGTACCCGCAAAAAAAATCGTGATTGGTGCGGCGTTTTATTCCCGGGTCTGGGACAGTGTGGGTCCGGAAAATGCTGGCCGGTACCAGAGTGGTAACCATGTGCCCGGGCTCAGGTACGCGGAACTGGAGCAGGGCTACACCGCAGATCTTGGATATCAGGTTTCCTGGGATGACGAGGCGCAGGCGGCGTTCGCCTACAACGCCGAGCAGCAGCGCTATGCGACCTTTGATAATCCGCACTCGCTGACACTGAAGACCCGCTATGCGAAAGAGCACCAACTGGGCGGCATCATGTTCTGGGAGCTGCCCGGTGATACCGATGACGGTACGCTGGTGAGGGCCATATACGAGGAAAAGTCCCGTTGA